One genomic segment of Acomys russatus chromosome 6, mAcoRus1.1, whole genome shotgun sequence includes these proteins:
- the LOC127191169 gene encoding 60S ribosomal protein L18a-like: MKASGTFREYKVVGSCLPTPKCHKPQLYQIHIFAPNHAVAKPRFWYFMSRLKKMKSSREIASCGQVFEKSPLPVKNFGIWQRYDSLSGAHNMYREYRDLTTAGAITQCYWDVGTRHRAHAHSIQIMKVEEIAAGKCYRPVVKQFHDSKIKLPLPCRVLLGQHKPRFTTKRPNTFV, translated from the coding sequence ATGAAGGCGTCGGGCACGTTTCGGGAGTACAAGGTGGTGGGGAGCTGCTTGCCCACCCCGAAGTGCCATAAGCCACAGCTGTACCAAATACACATCTTTGCACCCAACCATGCGGTGGCCAAGCCCCGCTTCTGGTACTTCATGTCGCGGCTGAAGAAGATGAAGTCGTCCCGGGAGATAGCATCCTGTGGGCAGGTGTTTGAGAAGTCCCCGCTTCCTGTAAAGAACTTCGGCATCTGGCAGCGCTATGACTCCCTCAGTGGTGCACACAACATGTACCGAGAGTACCGGGACCTAACCACTGCTGGCGCCATCACACAGTGCTACTGGGACGTGGGTACCCGGCACCGTGCCCACGCACACTCCATCCAGATCATGAAGGTGGAGGAGATTGCAGCTGGCAAGTGCTACCGGCCAGTCGTCAAGCAGTTCCATGACTCCAAGATCAAGCTCCCGCTGCCCTGCCGCGTGTTGCTGGGCCAGCACAAGCCGCGCTTCACCACCAAGAGGCCCAACACCTTCGTCTAG